A stretch of DNA from Alphaproteobacteria bacterium:
ACCCGCGAGTCTCGACACGGTTCGAATCGCCGTTCAACGCTCACCGCTCAATCTGGACTACTACGCCGACGCGGCTTGGACGGACCGCGTTCCCGCGATGATACAAACGCTGCTAGTCGCGTCCTTCGAAAACACCGGAAAGATCGTTGCGGTCGGGCGCGAATCCGTGGGTCTACGCGCCGACTTCTTGCTCAAGACCGAGATCCGGAATTTCGAAGTCGAGTATGACTCGGAAGGTGTGTCCCCCCGGGTTCATATCGTTGCCAAACTGATCAAGATGCCGGAGCGCGAGATCATCGCGGATCGCACTTGCGACTACAAAGTAGCCGTGAACGGCGACCAGCTTGAGCAGATCGTGGAAGGTTACAATGACGTTCTTGGCCGCTGCATGCGCCGCATCGTGGAATGGACGTTGCGGACGGGCGCCTCCTACAAGCCGGGAAGTTGACGCTTAGCCGCGCGCAAGAATTTTGGGGCGGCCCAAGGGGCCGCCCCATTGAAATCCTGAACCCGCTGGCTGGGATTGCCACTTATCGAATGTGGAATCCGAGGCCGATATTGATGGCCGGTGCTGCGATGACAGGTGCGGGTGCGTACGCGACCGGCCCCGGCACGTAGGCGACCGGCGGCGGAGCGACGACCACTGGCGGCGGTGGCGCATAGACGACCGGCGGGGCCACGTAGCCGTAGACAGGTGCTGGCGCTACGATCACCGGGCCGGGGAAGAAGACGCCGTGAACGTATGCACCATGAACGAATGGGCCGTGAAAGAAATGGCGCCCCTCATCGGCGGCGGCCGGCTGGATCGACGCCGCCCCCAGGACGGCGGCAGCCAAGGCCACCGCGGCAAGCGTCGGCGCGCGATTTTTCAGGCCTAACTTCAGCGACTTCATGACACCCTCCTTTCAGGGCGACTCAATCTCGGTCAACATACGCATTACGGCCAACCGGCGTTGAGCCTGCGCCCTACATTGAGGCATTTCCTGGGCAGGCGGCGTCTGTGCCGCACCGGGTAAGCTAGGCATCGGACGAATCACAGGATTTAACCCGCGATACAGTTTTCGGGAGGAAAAATGAATGGCTGTTAATCTGGTCGAGGCAAGGCAAGACACCCCCGGCGTGACCAATGTGCTCCACTTCAACAATGCGGGTGCCGCACTCATGCCGAGGCCGGTAACCAAGTCCGTTGTCGACCACATCCAGCTTGAAGCGGAGATCGGAGGATACGAAGCGGCCGAACGGCAGCATGCAAAGCTTGAGCATGCCTATGCTGCCACGGCACGGCTTCTGAATTGCGCACCCGACGAAATCGCGATCGTCGAGAATGCCACGCGGGCCTGGGACATGGCATTCTATGGATTCAAATTCGCGGCCGGCGACCGCATTCTCACCGCGGTCGCCGAGTATGCGAGCAATTTTCTCTCCTACCTTCAAGTCGCAAAGCGCACGGGCTGTAAGATCGAAGTCGTACCGAACGATGAAACCGGCCAGCTTTCGCTCGGGGCGCTCGAGCGCATGATGGACAAGCGCGTGAAACTGATTTCCGTGACTCACGTGCCGACCAATGGCGGCCTCGTCAATCCGGCGGTCGGTGTCGGCCGCATTGCCAAGACGTGGGATGTGCCCTTTCTCCTCGATGCCTGCCAATCGGTCGGGCAGATGCCGCTCGACGTCGAGGCGATCGGCTGCGATGCGCTTTCGGCAACGTCGCGGAAATACCTGCGCGGGCCGAGAGGGATCGGATTCCTCTATGTGCGGCGAAGCCTTCTCGAACGCCTCGAGCCGCCGATGATCGACCTTCATGCCGCACGCTGGATCGCCACTGACCGCTATGAGCTTTGCCGCGACGCTCGTCGCTTCGAGAATTGGGAGTGTAATTTCGCCGGCAAGATCGGGTTGGGCGTGGCAATCGACTACGCGCTGGCGATCGGCCTCGATGAAATATATGCGCGTGTCACGACCGTCAGCACCCTCCTGCGCGAACGCCTCGCCGACATACCCCGCGTCGCCGTCCGCGATGTCGGGGCTGAGCGTTGCGGTATTGTGACGTTTACCGTCGAGGGCAGGGACCCAGCCGAAATCAAGCACGTGCTTGCAGCAAAGCGCGTCAACGTCACGACCTCGACCCGGCTATCGACACGACTCGACATGGAAGCGCGCGGGCTCGAATCGATCGTGCGCGCCTCCGTCCACTACTACAACAGCGAGGAAGAGGTAGAGCGGTTCGTGGGTGAAATTCGATCGATCGCCGCTTAGCGTCCAGTCTGCCGCACGCGAGCGGATCAGGACGCGAACGTCGCCTCGGCGCGCATCGCCAAGCCGCCATCGGCGCGCTTGATCCATACGACGGCACCACGGCCGTTGCCATCAGGTATCCCCGTGACGGTGAAAGGCGCTGTATCGAACACAGGCGCCATTGCGCGAAAAGCGAAGCGCGCGAGCGTTGCGTTGGGCGCCTCCCGTCGCACAAGATCCAGGAGAAAAGTGGCGAGAAGCGGACCATGCACGACGAGGCCGGGGTAACCTTCGACGTTCGTCACGTAGGGATAGTCGTAATGGATGCGGTGCCCGTTGTAGGTCAGCGCCGAATAGCGGAACAGCATGACCGGATCGGGTGTCACGACACGGCGCCATGGCCCGTCGGGAGGGGCTTCCTCCGGTGCCGGTGGCGGCCGCGAGGGGTCCGGCGCTTCCCGATAGGCGATGTCCTGCTCTTCTGTCATCGCGACGCTGTCGTCGACTCGATAGAGGCGTCGCACTTTCACGAAAACGAGGGCGCCGCCACGCCCCTCCTTGATCGTGACATCGACAATCTCCGACTCTCGGACGACCGTGTCGCCGACGCGGAAAGGTTTCGTGAAGTCGAGCCGGCTGCCCGCCCACATGCGGCGCGGAAGCGGCACGGCTGGGGCGAAATCGCCCCGCTCGGGATGGCCGTCCGCACCGAGTGTCGATTGCCGGGCCCAGCGCGGCCTGATCAGCCAGTGCACGCCGGGGGGTGCCGGTTCGCCCTCCCGCGGAAGGGCGCCGGTGCGGTCGAGCATTGCCTCAAGTCCCGCGACATGAAGTGGCAGGAGAATGTCGCCGGTCTCCTCGCGCCGGCCGATCCAGCTCCGGAGTCCTTCAAGCTTTGTCCTCTGCGCCGTATCCATCGCTATCCTCTCTGTCCACACCCATTCCCGCCCGCTGCATTCCGAAGAGCGTCAAACGGTCAGCCCCAGAGTTCTGCAGCCGGCGGAAAGACGCGTCCGTCGGCATAACGCAGGCCGTGCGGCCGATCCTCGGCGAGAAGAAGCGGCCCATCCAGATCGACGAAGCTCGCGGCATCGCCGAGGAGTGTCGCAGGCGCCATGGAAAGCGACGTCCCCACCATGCAGCCGACCATGACGCCGAGCTTTGCAGCGCGCGCCGCGTCGATCAGCTTGATCGCTTCGGTCAGCCCACCCGTCTTGTCGAGCTTGACGTTGACGACATCGTAGCGACCGACGAGCTTCTCGATATCCGCGCTCGTGTGACAGGACTCATCGGCGCAGATCGGCACCGGATGGCTCACCCGGGAGAGGGCTTCGTCACGGCCGGCGGGAAGCGGTTGTTCCACGAGCGAGGCACCAAGGCGCGCCATCTCGGGCAGGAGCTTCGGCAGAGTTTCGGCCGTCCAGGCTTCGTTCGCGTCAACGATGAGGCGTGCGAGTGGCGCCTCCGCGCGAATGGCTTCGAGCCTTGCCAAGTCGCCCTCCCCCCCGAGCTTGATCTTGAGAAGTGGGCGATTCGCGTTCTCCCGCGCTGCCTGTCCCATCGCCTCGGGTGATGCCAAACTCAGCGTGAAAGCGGTAACGACGGGCTTCGGTTCCGGCAAGCCCGCAAGACGCCACACGGGCGTCCCGGTTCGCTTGGCTTCGAGATCCCAAAACGCGCAATCCAGGGCGTTCCGTGCCGCGCCGGGCGGCATCGCTTCCTGGAGGCTTCGGCGGTCGAGTCCCGTCGCAATTTCGTCCGTGCGGGCCGCTATTTCCGCGATGACACCGTCGACCGACTCGCCATAGCGCGGGTACGGCACACATTCTCCCCGTCCACGAAGAGCCCCCTCCTCGATTTCAGCGACCACGACGTCCTGGACCGTGCGCGAGCCGCGCGAAATCGCAAATACGCCACGAATGGGAAACCGCTCGTGTCGAACGGAGAGCTTGCGCACGGTCTCAACCCCTCAGCAACGCATCGACGAGGCGGGCGACGCCCGTCCTGATCGGATCGACGGTCGGCAGCTTCAACCGGGACTCGGTCTCCTTGAGAAAACGCTCGGCCGCATCCGGCGTAAGCTTCGAGGTATTGACGCTGACGCCGACGAATTTCACCGCCTTGTTCGTGAGCCGTGCCGTCTTGATGCAGAGGTCGATCGTTTCTTCAAGGCCCGGCATCGGCTGTTTCGGCAACCCGCGCATGTGGGTGCGCGTCGGCTCATGGCAAAGGACGAGCGCATCGGCCTGCGCACCGTGAATGAGTCCCAAGGTGACGCCCGCGAACGATGGGTGGAACAGCGAGCCCTGCCCTTCGATCAAATCCCAATGGTCGGGGTCATTCGCGGGAGCAAGCCATTCAACCGCACCCGGAATGAAATCCGATACCACCGCGTCGATCGACACACCGCTGCCCGCGATGAGAATCCCGGTCTGGCCCGTGGCGCGGAAATCTGCCTTGATTCCTCGGGCGCGCAGTTCCTTCTCGAGCGCAAGCGTTGTGTACATCTTGCCAATCGATGCATCGGTGCCGACTGCAAGGAGCCTCTTGCCCGGCCGCTTCTCGCCGGTGCCAAGGGGAAATTCCTGCTTTGGATGTCGCACGTCGTGAAGCTGTCTTTTGTGCTTATCCGCGGCTTCGACGAGACCGGGTACGGACTCGAGCCGGCTGTGGAGGCCACTCGCAAGGTCGAGGCCGAGATCGACAGCGCGCAATAATGTCTTGGCCCAACTTGGCCCGATGACGCCGCCGCGATTGGCGACGCCGATGATGAGCGTTTTCGCACCCTTTGCCGCCGCCTCCTCGAGCGATAGGTCGGGAAGACCGACAGTCGTTTTGCAGCCGTCGAGGCGCAACTGACCGAGACACCAGTCCGGGCGCCAGTCCTTGATTCCACGTGCGGTCTTTGCCGCGAGATCGTCATGGGCATCGCCAAGGAAAAGCAGGTAGGGTCGTTCGATGTTCACGTCGCACCTCTCTCGTTGTGGGCGCGATCTTATCGGAAACGGCATGGCCCTGCATTATCGAGCGCATGGCTCCGAAGCGACGGTCCGTTGCCGGCCAAGGTGCGCCACCTTATAGTTTCGGCCCGGATCGGTTCAGCCAAGCCCGTTCTGCTCGGATCCCGCTTGGCGGAAGGAGCCAAGGCCAATGTTCACCACGCGTCCCGAGATCAAGGGCGTCTTCGGCGTCGTCTCCTCGACTCATTGGATTCCCGCGAGTGTCGCGATGGCAGTCCTTGAAAAAGGTGGGAATGCGTTCGATGCGGCGGCGGCGGCGGCGTTCACCCTTCAAGTGATCGAGCCTCACCTGAATGGACCGGGGGGAGACGCGCCGATCCTCCTTTGGAACGCCAAAGCAAAGCGCGTCGAAGTCGTCTGCGGACAAGGTCCCAGCCCTCGGGGTGCGACCATCGAGCGCTATCGGGCCCTTGGCCTCGACCTCATTCCAGGCACGGGCCTCCTCGCGGCCGTGGTGCCCGGTGCATTCGGCGCCTGGTTGCATCTCATACGCGACTACGGCAGCGCCAAACTCCGCGACGTACTCGAACCCGCGATCGGTTATGCACGGCATGGCTGGCCGGTGACCCCAAACTTGAGCGATTCGATCGCTGCCGTGGCCCCGCTCTTCAAGCAAGAATGGCAAAGCTCGGCGGCCATATTTCTCAGGGGCGGGTCGGCGCCCGAGGCAGGCCATGCAATGGCGAACCCGACGCTGGCCGATACCTTCGGGCGCATTCTTGGAGAAGCCGAGCATGCGAGCAGCGACCGCGCCGAACAAATCGAGGCTGCACATCGAGCCTATTATCGAGGCTTCGTGGCCGAAGCGATCGACACATTTTGCCGCACCCAACACGTACTCGACAGTTCGGGCCAGCGCCACACGGGTATCCTCACCGCCGATGACATGGCGAGCTGGCGAGCGACGGTGGAAGCGCCCGTTACCTACGATTATCACGGCTACTTGGTTGCAAAGACCGGTCCCTGGGGCCAGGGACCGGTCTTTCTTCAAGCCCTCGCACTCCTCAAGGATTTCGATCTCGCGTCCCTCGACCCGATCGGCGGCGAATTCGTCCACACGGTCGTCGAGGCGTTGAAACTCGCCTTTGCGGACCGAGAAGCTTGGTACGGCGATCCGAACTTCACGAACGTTCCGATGGCGGAGCTTCTTTCCGAGGGCTACAACGCGCCACGCCGTCGCCTCATTGGCCGCGACGCATCCTACGATCTGGTACCCGGCACCGTAGGAAGCCGCGTACCTCGGCTATATCAAGGCGACGTTGACAAGCGCAACCCACGAACCGGCATCGATCGGGGTGCCGGCGAAGGGGAGCCCGATCGTGCGGCAATGGCGCGGGAGCGCGCGCAAAAGGATCTCGCAGCACGGGGTGCCGTGTCCGGCGACACTGTGCATGTGGACGTGATCGATCGCTGGGGCAATATGGTCGCGGCCATGCCGAGTGGCGGGTGGATGCAGAGCTCGCCGGTCATTCCAGCACTTGGTTTCTGCCTCGGCACGCGCGGGCAGATGTTCTGGCTCGAGGACGGCTATCCAGCGAGTCTCGCACCCGGAAAGCGGCCGCGCACGACCCTTAGCCCTACAATCGCGCTCCGCGACGGCGAACCCTATCTCGCCTTCGGCTCCCCTGGCGGTGACAGTCAGGATCAATGGGCGCTCACCTTCTTCCTGCGTCACGCGCACCATAAGCTCAATCTTCAGGAGGCCATCGAGGGGCCGAACTTCCAGTCGACGCACTGGCCCGACTCATTTTATCCGCGCAAGGCGAACCCGGGTGCATTGGCACTCGAGGCAAATTTCCCGCGCGGGACAGTTGCGGATCTGCGCCGGCGCGGCCATAAGATCACCGTCGCCCCCGAATGGTCGATGGGTCGCATGTGCGCAGTCGGCAAGGACGCGGCGTTCCTCAAGGCCGCGGCCAATCCGCGGAACATGCAGGGCTACGCCGTCGGGCGCTAGATGCAGTCGCCAGCACTATCGAAGGAGTGGCATCGGCGCGTCTGGCGATTGGCGGGGCCGATCATTCTCTCGAATATCACAGTGCCGCTCATGGGTGCGGTGGACACCGCCGTCATGGGGCAGTTACCGGACGCCAAATACATCGGCGGGGTCGCTCTCGCCGCGACGGTGTTTGCCTTTCTTTATTGGAGTTTCGGTTTCCTCCGCCTCGGTACGACGGGAATCGTGGCGCAGGCATTCGGCGCCCGTGACGATGTGGAGGTGTTCGCTTCGCTCATTCGGCCGCTCCTCATTGCCGTTTCCGCCGGCGTTATGCTTGTGGCCCTCCAGGCCCCGCTCGCCCGCGTTTCCTTCTGGCTCCTCGACGGAAGCCCTGCATCGACGGCACTTGCGAAGCAATATTACGCGGTCAGGATCTGGGGCGCTCCGGCGGCACTTGCCAACTATGTCCTTTGGGGCTGGCTCCTCGGTGTGCAGCGTGCGCGCGAAGCGTTCGTGCTGCAGTTGGCGCTCAATAGCGTCAATATGGCGCTCGCAATTCTTTTCGTGATCGGCTTCGGCTGGGGCGTTTCGGGTGTGGCATCTGCCACTTTGATTTCGGAATGGCTCTCGGTCGCTGCCGGGCTATCGGTGACACTTGTCGTCGTGCGCCGCATTGAAACCGGTACGCTGCTAGGCTGGCGGCGAATTCTTGACCGCGACAGGTTAGCGGCACTCTTTCATGTCAACGGCAACATCTTTCTGCGCACGCTTTGCTTGATTCTGGCCTTTTCGTACTTCACGGCGCGCAGCGCTCGGATGGGCGATCTCGTACTCGCGGCCAACGCGGTGCTCATGCAATTTCAGCAGTTGATGGGCTATGGTCTCGATGGGTTCGCCTTTACAGCATCTGCCTTGGTCGGCGAGGCGTTCGGCGCCCGCGACCCCGTGAAATTCCGGAATGCGATCGCGGTCACCACCTTTTGGTCGGGCCTTGTGGCGGTCCTGTGCGTCATGGGTTATGCGGCATTCGGAGGGGCGATGATCGACCTCTTGACCGGCCAAGAGCCCGTGCGTGAGGTCGCCGAGCACTACTTGCCGTGGATGGTCGCCTCGCCGCTCGTGTCCTTTTGGGCCTTTCAGCTGGACGGAATATTCATTGGCGCCACGGCCGGCAAAGAGATGCGCAACGCAATGGCTGTATCGCTTGTCGTCTGTGTCGGCGCCGTGTGGATGTTTGTCCCGCTTTGGAACAATCACGGACTCTGGCTATCGCTCATGATCTTCATGGCCGCGCGCGGCGCCACACTCGGTTTTTATTTTCCACGACTAGCGCGGCGCCTGCCGTTGGCGGAACTGCCCGCATCGAGATTCGTCTTTCGCTAATGTGGTGGAGTCGAGGCGCAAACGCCGCGGTTCTTGCTCCGACAGCGAAAATCGCCGAAAAATCCAAGCAGAATGTTCCTGTTGCGTTCGGAAACGTACCGGCTGGAAGAAATGCCTTCCGAGCGGCTAAACCTCAGAGTAAAAGCAGGCGGTGCATTTGCCGTCGAGCACCCGCTCCCTTGGAACGGCCATAACCAACCGATTGGCGCCGTTGGGTATTCTGCGCCATTGAGAGTAGGGATTAGGTCCGCCGCACAATGAGCCTGGCATTGCAGATCTTGACTGTCGCAGGTTACGGAGTCGTCGTGGTATCGCTCGCTTATGCGGCTGTCGCCCTTGTGCGCCTGACGATCCTCTCCCCCCGCATGGCGGGTGCAACCGGTCCACAAGCGCCGATCAGCATCCTCAAGCCGGTATGCGGGCTCGAGCCGCGACTTTACGAAAACCTTCGCTCGTTCTTCGAGCAGGATTATCCACAATTTCAAATTCTCTTCGGCGTGCGCGATGCGAACGATGCGGCGATCCCGACGATCGAGCGGTTGATACGGGAATTTCCCGGGCACGACGCCGCTTTGGTCGTGAATGCGCACGCACATGGCAGCAATTACAAAATCAACAACCTCATCAATATGATGCCACGCGTGCGCCATGACATCGTCGCGATCTCTGACGCCGATTGTCGCGTCGGGCCGAACTACTTGGCCGATCTTGCCGCCGCCTTCGACACCGCGACGGTCGGGGCGGCGACATGCCTCTATTGGGGCGTGCCCGCCTCAAAGCGCCTCGCCGACCGGCTTGGAGCCATGTTCATCAATGAATGGTTCCTGCCATCCGTCCTCGTGGCCCTCCTCTCCGAGCCGCTTGAATACTGCTTCGGCGCAACAATGGCGGCGAGGCGGGAAGTTCTGGAAAAGATTGGAGGAATCGAATCACTTGCTTTTTATCTCGCCGACGATCATATGCTGGGACGCCTTGCGGCAGCCCATGGATACAAGGTAGCGCTGGCGCGGCACATCGTCGAAATCACCGTCGATGAGCCGTCGCTGGGCGCGCTGTTCCGACACGAGCTGCGCTGGGCAAGGACGATGCGCGCGGTTCGTCCGGTCGGGTATGCGATGAGCTTCTTGACCGATACGTTGGCGCTTTCCGTCCTCGTGGGATGTGCGGCAGGGCTGCGGCCGGTTGGGGTCGCATTGATCGGCCTCGCTCTTTTGCTGCGCATCATGACGCACGCGATCGCAGGCGTCAGGCTGGGTGCGGAGAAGGCTTTCCGACCTTGGCTGGTGCCGATCCGGGATGCCATGACGTTCGCGGTCCGTGTGGCAAGCTTTGTCGGACGCGACGTCAGGTGGCGCGAACATGAGTTTTCAGTCCGCGCGGACGGACATTTGGTTGTCAATAATTGAGTGTGCTTGAGGTGCAAGGATGAAAACGTTGTTCCTGAATCCCCCGTCCTTCGACGGCTATGACGGCGGTGCCGGGTCGCGCTATCAGTGCAAGCGCGAGGTCAGATCGTTCTGGTATCCGACTTGGCTTGCGCAGCCCGCGGCCCTCGTGCCCGGCAGCAAGCTTATCGACGCGCCTCCCCGCGGACTGCGCCTCGAGGACATTCTTCACCACGCCAAGGCGTACGAACTGCTTGTCATGTACACAAGCACACCTGCCTTCCAGGCCGACGTCAAGATCGCCGAGGCGTTCAAGCGCGAGAATCCGAAGCTCATGATCGGAATTTGCGGCGCCCACGTCGCCGTCTCGCCGGGACCGTCGCTCGAAGCGTCGGTGGCGATCGACTTCGTGGCCCGGACCGAGTTCGATTTCACCATCAAGGAGATCGCCGAGGGCAAGCCGCTCGCCGAGGTCGACGGGATCAGTTACAGACGCGATGGCGAGATCGTTCACAATCGCGAGCGCGCAATTATCGAGAACATGGACGTGCTGCCGACCGTCATCGAGGTCTACAAACGCGATCTGGTGATCGAGGATTATTTCGACGGCTACCTGATGCATCCTTATATGTCCATCTACACGGGACGAGGCTGTAAATCGCGCTGCACCTTCTGCCTTTGGCCGCAGACGATCGGCGGCCATCGCTACCGCACGCGCAGCGTGCAAAGCGTGGTGGACGAGATCGCGCTCGCCAAGAGTTATTTCCCGCAAGTGAAGGAGTTTTTCTTCGACGACGATACCTTCACGGACAACCTCCCGCGTGCGGAGGAGATCGCACGGGGTCTCGGCAAGCTCGGGGTGACCTGGTCATGCAACGCCAAGGCCAATGTGCCGTATGAAACACTCAAGGTCTTGCGCGAGAACGGCCTCAGGCTTTTTCTCGTCGGTTACGAGTCGGGCAACCAGAAGATCCTTCACAACATAAAGAAGGGGTTGCGCATCGACGTGGCGCGCAAGTTCGCCGAGGATTGTCGCAAACTCGGCATCGTCATCCATGGCACCTTCATCGTCGGCCTCCCCGGCGAGACCCATGAGACGATCGAGGAGACGATCCGCTTTGCCAAGGAGGTCAACCCGCGCACGATCCAGGTCTCTCTGGCCGCTCCCTATCCCGGCACCGAACTCTACCGCCAAGCGGTCATGAACGGCTGGCTCCATGACAACAGCGATAGTCTTGTTGCCGACAACGGAATGCAAATCAGCTCGCTCCAATACCCGCACCTCTCCAACGAGGAGATTTTCGAGGCGGTCAAAGTCTTCTACAAGCGCTTCTACTTCCGCCCGAGCAAGATCGCGGAACTCACCTGGGAGATGGCGAAGAGCACGCAGATGATGAAGCGTCGGTTGCGCGAAGGCGCCGAGTTCTTCCACTTCCTGAGGCAGCGCGAAAATCACGCCTGACCCCGCGGATGGAACGCGAGGTATGGGGCGGCTCACGCGCCCCATATCTCCACTTCGCCGAACGCGGCGCATGCGGCAACGGCCGAAAAATCGAACGTGACGAAATGAAGTTCAGCCTCGGTATCGCCATGCTGGCCGGCTTTGGGCTGGCGGCAGGCCTGATCATCTACCAGGGTGCGGGCCAAGTCCTCGGTATGCTGCTCTCACTCGGCTGGGGTTTCGTTCCGGTCGTCCTCGTCCACGTCATCCAAATGCTGGGCTCGGCACTTGGCTGGCGGGTGCTCATTCCACGGCCTTGGCCGCGCCCGCTTCTCGTCCTCCTCAAGATTCGATGGATCCGCGAGGGTGCGAACGCCCTTCTGCCGGTCGCCCATATCGGCGGCGAAATCATCGGCGCGCGCATGCTCTCCTTCCACGGCGTGCGTGGCGACGTCTCCGGCGCCAGCGTCGTCGTCGATCTGACGGTTGAAATCGTCACCCAGGTTCTTTTCACCGTCGTCGCCTTGGCATTGCTCCTGCTCGCCGGGCACGGAAGCGCCGAGCTTGCCGACGTCGTGACCGGGGTCGCGATCGGTGCGATCGCGATCGGTGGGTTCGTGATCGCTCAGCGTGTCGGCCTGTTCATGCTGATCGAGCACGCCCTCGATCGGATGATGGAGAAAGCCCAATGGTTGTCCATCGCGGGAATTAAGGGATTGCACGATGCGATTCAGGCGATTCACCGCAATCCCAAGGTGCTTGCGGGCAGTGCCGCCTGGCACTTCCTGAGCTGGATGCTCGGCGGCGGCGAGGTCTGGCTTATTCTTCATTTCATGGGTATCGATGTGGGATTGCGTGAGGCTCTCATCCTCGAAAGCCTTGGGCAGGCAGCGCACAGCGCTGGCTTCATGGTTCCCGGTGCGATCGGAATTCAGGAAGGGGGCTTGATGGTTTTTGGCGCCCTGCTTGGCGTCAGCCCGGAGGCGGCACTAGGCCTTTCGCTCGTGAAGCGTTTGCGTGAGCTTGTCCTCGGCGTTCCCGCCATAGCACTATGGCAGTGGGTCGAGGGCAGACGCCTTATCGGCAACGCGCGTACGAAAGCGGCGGCTGGAGAAAACTGACGCGCGAGCGACCCAGATTGTCTTCCCCCACGGTTCCGCTAAAGGCGGGAGGGAAAGACGACAGTCGCCACCCGGTTCAGCCGAATCGGCCGGTGACGTAGTCCTCGGTCTGTTTCTTTGTTGGCCGCGTGAAAATCGTCTCGGTGTCGGCGAATTCGACCAGTTCGCCGAGATACATGAGGGCCGTGTAATCCGAAACGCGCGCCGCCTGTTGAAGGTTGTGGGTAACGATCACGACCGTA
This window harbors:
- a CDS encoding ABC-type transport auxiliary lipoprotein family protein; this translates as PASLDTVRIAVQRSPLNLDYYADAAWTDRVPAMIQTLLVASFENTGKIVAVGRESVGLRADFLLKTEIRNFEVEYDSEGVSPRVHIVAKLIKMPEREIIADRTCDYKVAVNGDQLEQIVEGYNDVLGRCMRRIVEWTLRTGASYKPGS
- a CDS encoding aminotransferase class V-fold PLP-dependent enzyme, whose amino-acid sequence is MAVNLVEARQDTPGVTNVLHFNNAGAALMPRPVTKSVVDHIQLEAEIGGYEAAERQHAKLEHAYAATARLLNCAPDEIAIVENATRAWDMAFYGFKFAAGDRILTAVAEYASNFLSYLQVAKRTGCKIEVVPNDETGQLSLGALERMMDKRVKLISVTHVPTNGGLVNPAVGVGRIAKTWDVPFLLDACQSVGQMPLDVEAIGCDALSATSRKYLRGPRGIGFLYVRRSLLERLEPPMIDLHAARWIATDRYELCRDARRFENWECNFAGKIGLGVAIDYALAIGLDEIYARVTTVSTLLRERLADIPRVAVRDVGAERCGIVTFTVEGRDPAEIKHVLAAKRVNVTTSTRLSTRLDMEARGLESIVRASVHYYNSEEEVERFVGEIRSIAA
- a CDS encoding MaoC family dehydratase N-terminal domain-containing protein, with product MDTAQRTKLEGLRSWIGRREETGDILLPLHVAGLEAMLDRTGALPREGEPAPPGVHWLIRPRWARQSTLGADGHPERGDFAPAVPLPRRMWAGSRLDFTKPFRVGDTVVRESEIVDVTIKEGRGGALVFVKVRRLYRVDDSVAMTEEQDIAYREAPDPSRPPPAPEEAPPDGPWRRVVTPDPVMLFRYSALTYNGHRIHYDYPYVTNVEGYPGLVVHGPLLATFLLDLVRREAPNATLARFAFRAMAPVFDTAPFTVTGIPDGNGRGAVVWIKRADGGLAMRAEATFAS
- the dgcA gene encoding N-acetyl-D-Glu racemase DgcA, whose product is MRKLSVRHERFPIRGVFAISRGSRTVQDVVVAEIEEGALRGRGECVPYPRYGESVDGVIAEIAARTDEIATGLDRRSLQEAMPPGAARNALDCAFWDLEAKRTGTPVWRLAGLPEPKPVVTAFTLSLASPEAMGQAARENANRPLLKIKLGGEGDLARLEAIRAEAPLARLIVDANEAWTAETLPKLLPEMARLGASLVEQPLPAGRDEALSRVSHPVPICADESCHTSADIEKLVGRYDVVNVKLDKTGGLTEAIKLIDAARAAKLGVMVGCMVGTSLSMAPATLLGDAASFVDLDGPLLLAEDRPHGLRYADGRVFPPAAELWG
- the dgcN gene encoding N-acetyltransferase DgcN is translated as MNIERPYLLFLGDAHDDLAAKTARGIKDWRPDWCLGQLRLDGCKTTVGLPDLSLEEAAAKGAKTLIIGVANRGGVIGPSWAKTLLRAVDLGLDLASGLHSRLESVPGLVEAADKHKRQLHDVRHPKQEFPLGTGEKRPGKRLLAVGTDASIGKMYTTLALEKELRARGIKADFRATGQTGILIAGSGVSIDAVVSDFIPGAVEWLAPANDPDHWDLIEGQGSLFHPSFAGVTLGLIHGAQADALVLCHEPTRTHMRGLPKQPMPGLEETIDLCIKTARLTNKAVKFVGVSVNTSKLTPDAAERFLKETESRLKLPTVDPIRTGVARLVDALLRG
- a CDS encoding gamma-glutamyltransferase family protein, with translation MFTTRPEIKGVFGVVSSTHWIPASVAMAVLEKGGNAFDAAAAAAFTLQVIEPHLNGPGGDAPILLWNAKAKRVEVVCGQGPSPRGATIERYRALGLDLIPGTGLLAAVVPGAFGAWLHLIRDYGSAKLRDVLEPAIGYARHGWPVTPNLSDSIAAVAPLFKQEWQSSAAIFLRGGSAPEAGHAMANPTLADTFGRILGEAEHASSDRAEQIEAAHRAYYRGFVAEAIDTFCRTQHVLDSSGQRHTGILTADDMASWRATVEAPVTYDYHGYLVAKTGPWGQGPVFLQALALLKDFDLASLDPIGGEFVHTVVEALKLAFADREAWYGDPNFTNVPMAELLSEGYNAPRRRLIGRDASYDLVPGTVGSRVPRLYQGDVDKRNPRTGIDRGAGEGEPDRAAMARERAQKDLAARGAVSGDTVHVDVIDRWGNMVAAMPSGGWMQSSPVIPALGFCLGTRGQMFWLEDGYPASLAPGKRPRTTLSPTIALRDGEPYLAFGSPGGDSQDQWALTFFLRHAHHKLNLQEAIEGPNFQSTHWPDSFYPRKANPGALALEANFPRGTVADLRRRGHKITVAPEWSMGRMCAVGKDAAFLKAAANPRNMQGYAVGR
- a CDS encoding MATE family efflux transporter encodes the protein MQSPALSKEWHRRVWRLAGPIILSNITVPLMGAVDTAVMGQLPDAKYIGGVALAATVFAFLYWSFGFLRLGTTGIVAQAFGARDDVEVFASLIRPLLIAVSAGVMLVALQAPLARVSFWLLDGSPASTALAKQYYAVRIWGAPAALANYVLWGWLLGVQRAREAFVLQLALNSVNMALAILFVIGFGWGVSGVASATLISEWLSVAAGLSVTLVVVRRIETGTLLGWRRILDRDRLAALFHVNGNIFLRTLCLILAFSYFTARSARMGDLVLAANAVLMQFQQLMGYGLDGFAFTASALVGEAFGARDPVKFRNAIAVTTFWSGLVAVLCVMGYAAFGGAMIDLLTGQEPVREVAEHYLPWMVASPLVSFWAFQLDGIFIGATAGKEMRNAMAVSLVVCVGAVWMFVPLWNNHGLWLSLMIFMAARGATLGFYFPRLARRLPLAELPASRFVFR